In a genomic window of Xylophilus rhododendri:
- a CDS encoding NADP-dependent isocitrate dehydrogenase has product MSTAKIIYTLTDEAPALATHSLLPIVQAFAKSAGIVVETRDISLAGRILAVFPDFLTAEQKIDNALAELGALATKPEANIIKLPNISASMPQLKAAIAELQAHGYKVPAYPDEAKTDADKDVKARYDKVKGSAVNPVLREGNSDRRAPLSVKNYARKHPHKMGAWSADSKSHVASMQDGDFFGTEKSALVAAAGSVKIELAAADGSKTVLKEKTAVKAGEIIDAAVLSKAKLRSFLEAQVADAKAKGVLFSMHLKATMMKVSDPIIFGHGVSVFYQDVLAKNAELLSKVGFDPNNGIGDLYAKIKSLPAEHQAAIEADIQAAYDKLPALAMVNSDKGITTLHVPSDVIVDASMPAMIRDSGKMWNPAGQLQDTKAIIPDRSYAGVYATVIEDCKKNGAFDPVTMGTVPNVGLMAQAAEEYGSHDKTFEIAKGGTVTVTDESGKVLLSQEVEPGDIWRMCQTKDAPVQDWVKLAVDRARASNTPAVFWLDEKRAHDAQIIAKVKTYLKDHDTSGLDIQILAPVAATQLSIDRIRAGKDTISVTGNVLRDYLTDLFPIMELGTSAKMLSIVPLMAGGGLFETGAGGSAPKHVQQFVEEGFLRWDSLGEFMALAASLEHLGRANGNAKALLLAKTLDEATGKFLDTDKSPDRKVGGLDNRGSHFYLGLYWAQALAAQTEDKELAAQFSGLAKDWGDNEAKIVAELAAAQGKPVDIGGYYSPDLAKATAAMRPSATLNAALSSHG; this is encoded by the coding sequence ATGTCCACTGCCAAGATCATCTACACCCTGACCGACGAAGCCCCAGCGCTGGCCACCCACTCGCTGCTGCCCATCGTGCAGGCCTTCGCCAAGTCCGCGGGCATCGTCGTCGAGACGCGCGACATCTCGCTCGCCGGCCGCATCCTGGCCGTGTTCCCCGACTTCCTGACGGCCGAACAGAAGATCGACAACGCCCTGGCCGAACTCGGCGCCCTGGCCACCAAGCCCGAAGCCAACATCATCAAGCTGCCCAACATCAGCGCCTCGATGCCCCAGCTCAAGGCCGCGATCGCCGAGCTGCAGGCCCATGGCTACAAGGTGCCGGCCTATCCGGATGAGGCCAAGACCGACGCCGACAAGGACGTCAAGGCCCGCTACGACAAGGTCAAGGGCAGCGCCGTGAACCCGGTGCTGCGCGAAGGCAACTCCGACCGCCGCGCGCCGCTGTCGGTCAAGAACTATGCCCGCAAGCACCCGCACAAGATGGGCGCCTGGTCGGCCGACAGCAAGTCGCATGTCGCCTCCATGCAGGACGGCGACTTCTTCGGCACCGAGAAGTCCGCCCTGGTGGCTGCCGCCGGCAGCGTGAAGATCGAGCTGGCCGCCGCCGACGGCAGCAAGACCGTGCTGAAGGAAAAGACCGCGGTGAAGGCCGGCGAGATCATCGACGCCGCCGTGCTCAGCAAGGCCAAGCTGCGCAGCTTCCTCGAAGCCCAGGTGGCCGATGCCAAGGCCAAGGGCGTGCTGTTCTCCATGCACCTGAAGGCCACCATGATGAAGGTCTCCGACCCCATCATCTTCGGCCACGGCGTGTCGGTCTTCTACCAGGACGTGCTGGCCAAGAACGCCGAGCTGCTGTCCAAGGTGGGCTTCGATCCCAACAACGGCATCGGCGACCTCTACGCCAAGATCAAGTCGCTGCCGGCCGAGCACCAGGCCGCCATCGAGGCCGACATCCAGGCCGCCTACGACAAGCTGCCGGCCCTGGCGATGGTGAACTCCGACAAGGGCATCACCACCCTGCATGTGCCGAGCGACGTGATCGTCGATGCCTCCATGCCCGCCATGATCCGCGACAGCGGCAAGATGTGGAATCCGGCCGGCCAGCTGCAGGACACCAAGGCCATCATCCCCGACCGCAGCTACGCAGGCGTCTACGCCACCGTGATCGAGGACTGCAAGAAGAACGGCGCCTTCGACCCGGTCACCATGGGCACCGTGCCCAACGTGGGCCTGATGGCCCAGGCCGCCGAAGAGTACGGCTCGCACGACAAGACCTTCGAGATCGCCAAGGGCGGCACCGTCACCGTCACCGACGAATCCGGCAAGGTCCTGCTGAGCCAGGAAGTCGAGCCGGGCGACATCTGGCGCATGTGCCAGACCAAGGACGCACCGGTGCAGGACTGGGTCAAGCTCGCCGTCGACCGCGCCCGCGCATCGAACACGCCCGCCGTGTTCTGGCTGGACGAGAAGCGCGCCCACGACGCGCAGATCATCGCCAAGGTCAAGACCTACCTGAAGGACCACGACACCAGCGGCCTGGACATCCAGATCCTGGCGCCGGTGGCCGCCACGCAGCTGTCCATCGACCGCATCCGCGCCGGCAAGGACACCATCTCCGTCACCGGCAACGTGCTGCGCGACTACCTGACCGACCTGTTCCCCATCATGGAACTGGGCACCAGCGCCAAGATGCTGTCCATCGTGCCGCTGATGGCCGGCGGCGGCCTGTTCGAGACCGGCGCGGGCGGCTCGGCCCCCAAGCACGTGCAGCAGTTCGTGGAAGAAGGTTTCCTGCGCTGGGATTCGCTGGGCGAATTCATGGCCCTGGCCGCCTCGCTGGAACACCTGGGCCGCGCCAACGGCAATGCCAAGGCCCTGCTGCTGGCCAAGACCCTGGACGAAGCCACCGGCAAGTTCCTCGACACCGACAAGTCGCCCGACCGCAAGGTCGGCGGCCTAGACAACCGCGGCAGCCACTTCTACCTGGGCCTGTACTGGGCGCAGGCCCTGGCCGCGCAGACCGAAGACAAGGAACTGGCCGCGCAGTTCTCGGGCCTGGCCAAGGACTGGGGCGACAACGAGGCCAAGATCGTGGCCGAGCTGGCCGCCGCGCAGGGCAAGCCGGTGGATATCGGCGGCTACTACAGCCCGGACCTGGCCAAGGCCACCGCGGCGATGCGGCCCAGCGCCACGCTGAATGCGGCGCTGAGCTCGCACGGCTGA
- a CDS encoding Lrp/AsnC family transcriptional regulator: MDKTDKAILAILQANAMASLQEISEQVALSSTPCWRRIQRLEREGFIRQRVALLDPDKLNVGVTVFVSVRTSEHNEKWFKRFTAVVAAIPQIVEFYRMSGDVDYLLRVVVPDIKGYDAVYKRLIREIELSDVSSSFAMEQIKYTTALPLEYA, translated from the coding sequence ATGGACAAGACCGACAAGGCCATCCTGGCCATCCTCCAGGCAAACGCCATGGCATCGCTGCAAGAGATCAGCGAACAGGTTGCCCTGTCCAGCACGCCCTGCTGGCGCCGCATCCAGCGCCTGGAGCGTGAGGGTTTCATCCGCCAGCGCGTGGCCCTGCTCGATCCGGACAAACTCAATGTCGGTGTCACCGTCTTTGTCTCGGTGCGCACCAGCGAGCACAACGAGAAGTGGTTCAAGCGTTTCACGGCCGTGGTCGCGGCCATCCCGCAGATCGTCGAGTTCTACCGGATGAGCGGCGACGTGGACTACCTGCTGCGGGTGGTGGTGCCCGACATCAAGGGCTACGACGCGGTCTATAAACGCCTGATCCGCGAGATAGAACTCTCCGACGTCAGCTCCAGCTTTGCCATGGAACAGATCAAGTACACCACCGCCCTGCCCCTGGAATACGCCTGA